The genomic interval GCCTTTCCGTGCAGCTTCAAACGCGCCTGGCGGGAATTCTTCCGAACAAGGCAATCTACGCGCGCGACGGCGTTGGTTTTCCGCTTACCGAGGACGAAATGCGCTGGCAGCTCGAATTCTTCGACGCGGCATAGGCAAAAGAGGGAAGATCGATTAGGAAGCCTGCTTCCGACATTCCGCAATCGTCGTCGGCATCCGGGATGAAGTCGGGGGCTGGGCAGCTTCTCAGGTCTTTCCGACCAGGGTGCCGACACCCTGCGCGGTGAAGATCTCGAGCAGGAGCACGTGCTGGACGCGGCCGTCGAGAATCACCGCCGCCTCAACGCCACCCTCGACCGCCGTCACGCAGGTCTCGACTTTCGGAATCATGCCGCCGCTGATCGTGCCGTCCGCCTTAAGTTCGGCGGCACGGCTGATGGTCATGTCCTGGATGAGCTCGCCCGCCTTGTCGAGCACGCCGGCAACGTCGGTCAGAAGATAGAGACGGGAGGCCTTGACCGCGGCCGCGATGGCGCCGGCGACCGTGTCGGCATTTATGTTGTAGGTTACGCCGTCGTCGCCGACACCGACCGGCGCTATGACGGGGATGATATCGGAGTTCCGGAAAAACTGAAGAACTGCCGGATTTATCCGCTCGGGCTCCCCTACGAATCCGAGATCCAGGACCTTTTCGATGTTCGAAGTTGGGTCGCGCACGCTTCGGGTGACCTTACGCGCGACGACAAGGTTGCCGTCCTTGCCGGAAAGGCCGACAGCAACGCCACCCGCGCGATTGATCGCGGTCACGATTTCCTTGTTGATCTTGCCCGCGAGCACCATTTCGACGACTTCGACGGTCTGCGCATCGGTAATCCGCAGGCCGTCGACGAACGAGCTCTGGATCTTGAGGCGCTCCAGCATGGCGGCGATT from Alphaproteobacteria bacterium carries:
- the argB gene encoding acetylglutamate kinase codes for the protein MMHKDPRSRHLEWLAKAGILSEALPFMRRHAGKTFVIKYGGHAMGEEKLAQSFARDIVLLKQIGINPIVVHGGGPQIAAMLERLKIQSSFVDGLRITDAQTVEVVEMVLAGKINKEIVTAINRAGGVAVGLSGKDGNLVVARKVTRSVRDPTSNIEKVLDLGFVGEPERINPAVLQFFRNSDIIPVIAPVGVGDDGVTYNINADTVAGAIAAAVKASRLYLLTDVAGVLDKAGELIQDMTISRAAELKADGTISGGMIPKVETCVTAVEGGVEAAVILDGRVQHVLLLEIFTAQGVGTLVGKT